The region ttttttgtcttttttctcTTTGTCAAACAATCAAACTAACATccagaaaaaacaaattttacacgTGCAGCGCCAAAGAGTGACCGTATCACAAAacgacaaaaataataatcattcTCAGCAGCATACCAGGGCTGGCGAGGCTCGCAACTCAGCTGAGTTTCagttaaaaaaacaaactattgTTCTATAACAATTAATTTAAGCCTTATAAATGACCCTTACAAAGGTGTATGACGCCGCAACAGTGTTCAGGCACTTGAACGGAATCTTAAACGTATATAAGCCGGCTGGAATGAAAGTAAAACACGTTCGCAATGCCATTTTAAGCAACATTTGCAAAGGTAACACAAAGAATCCTATTATGTACATATTTGCGCTAAATTAATTCAGGATATTGCAGGTCTAAACAGCATGGAACAGCGGGATCTCCGAGAACTGCCCAGCAAACCTCATCTACTTGGCACAGGAACAGCAGGGGATGACGTACTCCACAAAATAGCCAGCACTCCGGATCTCTCCGATCACATCTTATCCTCTGGGCCGCACTACACGCCGAGCGATGTGCGTATTTCCACGGTAGCACCTTTGGGAGACCACACCAGTGGCGTTCTGCGTGAGTGTacttaacaaaaaattaaagcatGTTTAACAGAAGCCTTTTCAGTTTTCGGTATCAACAAGGGCACTGGTAAAGCCAGCTGCATTAAAGGAACCAGACCTGTACGCGTCTACCATATAACCGGTCGCATGGGCACCGCAACTGAGAATCACCTGCCAGACTCCCACATTACGGTGCGTTCCAATTTCCGACATGTCTCTGCGGAAAGAATAAGTGGGCTAGCTTCATCGATGCAGGCATCGCACCAAAGGAAAATGTACGAGCTCTGTGGTGTTGATTTGCAAACACAAGCAGCTTATGAGCTTGCATGTAAAGGGCTCATTCGCCCAGCGGATAACACTCATCCAGTGATATATGGAATCAATTTGATTCACTTTGAACGCCCACTTTTTACCCTTGAGCTACATGCTATCAACGAGACTGAAGAGTACCTTGCTGCCCTGGTCCACGATATGGCCCTAGAATTGCGAACAGTAGCACATTGTGCCCAAATCCGCTGCGTGCGTCACTCCCACTTCGATATTAGCGATAGTCTCTTGAGACATGGTTGGCACCTACCTGGAATCATGAAGAATCTGCGCCGTCACCAAGAATTACTGCGGGAGCACCCACAGTTGATGCACACAAGACAAGCCAATCTGCAagcttaatttatttattttttctttattctaATACTGTTTAAAAAACTAGTCCTAAAAAAAggtagaaatatttttaaataaatcaattgagcatgacaatttttttattttaaaaaccacCTAAAAAGGCAACGGATTTTCAGGATATAGTTTAAGTGCCTTCATCGGGTCCGCGGTTAACGTCACGGTTTGTGGTCACAGGGTTCTAACCTCGTGTCATCATTTGTCACgcagggggggg is a window of Drosophila bipectinata strain 14024-0381.07 chromosome 2R, DbipHiC1v2, whole genome shotgun sequence DNA encoding:
- the LOC108122280 gene encoding pseudouridylate synthase TRUB2, mitochondrial; protein product: MTLTKVYDAATVFRHLNGILNVYKPAGMKVKHVRNAILSNICKGLNSMEQRDLRELPSKPHLLGTGTAGDDVLHKIASTPDLSDHILSSGPHYTPSDVRISTVAPLGDHTSGVLLFGINKGTGKASCIKGTRPVRVYHITGRMGTATENHLPDSHITVRSNFRHVSAERISGLASSMQASHQRKMYELCGVDLQTQAAYELACKGLIRPADNTHPVIYGINLIHFERPLFTLELHAINETEEYLAALVHDMALELRTVAHCAQIRCVRHSHFDISDSLLRHGWHLPGIMKNLRRHQELLREHPQLMHTRQANLQA